Genomic DNA from uncultured Methanospirillum sp.:
GAATAGGCCCAGAATCACGAAGAGAGTGGGAATAACAACCACAAGAGCAGCCTTCCAGACAGGGATCTGCTGAAAGACATGGAATCCAAGAACGCAAAGTATGACTGCCCAGAGCAGGCCGATTATGGATATATACGGGATCCACCCGATAAGGAAGAAAGGAGTCACGGAATACATGAGGACCTGTATCGTTTTAGTAATGCCCTGTTCTCCACCGAACAGCAGAACAAAAGCATGAAGGAAAAATCCCTTAATAAAAATACCAAAAAACATTAGCAGGAATAGCAGATATACAGAAAAAAGACTCATATTGATAAAAACCGGTTTTAATAATTCCATTTTCGAGATGAGAAAAGATCCGATAAGAGGAATTGACGCATATTGAATGACCATATTATAGTAGGTCATAAGCGAAGAAGTTGCAGAGATAATACCTACTAGCACTGTATAGATAATGAGAAGAAGAACGTAATACTGATAGGACTTGGAAATTGCAGAGGATCTGAGTTCTTCAAAGGTGTCAACCGGAGAGACTAAGAGCCCTTTTACTATCTGAACCTGATCTTGAAGCATATATCTCGTCTTTCTGAAAAGTATATGAATGTTATAGTCTCTTCCATATCATCCCGGTATCGGGCATTTTTATTTGTATCCATTATTCTGATGATGCATATCACATGATAAGTGGGTAAAGAGTTCTATCTGGTAATTGACTCAGCCCAGGAAATAAATCCGGATAATGGATCTGACGTTTCATGTTTCTGGTACCAGAGCGTCAGAAGATCGGTGTAAGCCTCAATATCAGGACTTCCCAT
This window encodes:
- a CDS encoding YIP1 family protein, with protein sequence MLQDQVQIVKGLLVSPVDTFEELRSSAISKSYQYYVLLLIIYTVLVGIISATSSLMTYYNMVIQYASIPLIGSFLISKMELLKPVFINMSLFSVYLLFLLMFFGIFIKGFFLHAFVLLFGGEQGITKTIQVLMYSVTPFFLIGWIPYISIIGLLWAVILCVLGFHVFQQIPVWKAALVVVIPTLFVILGLFLLLMVSTALTNIPSGIV